In the Fusarium oxysporum f. sp. lycopersici 4287 chromosome 9, whole genome shotgun sequence genome, one interval contains:
- a CDS encoding hypothetical protein (At least one base has a quality score < 10), protein MSQTQELVPYTTVTRDIYAPIGEVWGILGGFGAEKAWYPGCIKLSLEGFGIGSIRRFSYEYPEGPQKGQRYEFSEEMTEVDASNHSMTFRVRRPDYPDMVAFGTTALEYLGPNKTRFIWSSKGSPLPEEYQQVLNKDLESRFAGLIAAIAKQVE, encoded by the coding sequence ATGTCCCAAACCCAAGAGCTCGTCCCATACACTACTGTCACTCGCGACATCTACGCACCCATCGGCGAAGTCTGGGGTATCTTGGGAGGATTTGGGGCTGAGAAGGCCTGGTATCCGGGATGCATCAAGCTCAGTCTAGAGGGCTTTGGCATCGGCAGCATCCGTAGATTCAGCTACGAGTATCCTGAAGGGCCACAAAAGGGGCAGCGCTACGAGTTCTCAGAAGAGATGACTGAAGTCGACGCTTCGAACCACTCAATGACATTTAGAGTCCGAAGGCCCGATTACCCTGACATGGTCGCGTTCGGAACAACCGCGTTGGAATACCTTGGCCCTAACAAGACCCGCTTCATTTGGAGCTCCAAGGGGAGCCCACTGCCGGAAGAGTATCAGCAAGTCTTGAACAAGGACCTCGAATCTCGATTCGCCGGACTCATTGCGGCAATTGCAAAGCAGGTGGAATGA